In Acropora muricata isolate sample 2 chromosome 11, ASM3666990v1, whole genome shotgun sequence, one DNA window encodes the following:
- the LOC136889478 gene encoding KRAB-A domain-containing protein 2-like has protein sequence MHTCAELRHSDLDKINITSTIQTIMECVSKELDTYKQNQKRNSSKITLFIEDEFYDSVKEFLKSQGENALSDTTELINWQATTLKRKKWSFHQGKILTTDKKIVAPKSQLYDILTLAHQRTAHRGRQITSKWINENYSEVNVQVVNLFVSLCQIHQEKKTITSHVLMVTKPLQSPEFLSLIEIDFMDFRNTPCECKNVHTWAMNIIDHHTKYVTVVPLQQKTADEVLKNLREYCYTYGFPKKTITDNGREFQNNKIKNFCNDNAIELSHGAPRTPTTYLGNKT, from the coding sequence ATGCACACATGCGCAGAACTAAGACATTCAGACTTAGATAAAATTAACATCACTTCAACCATTCAAACAATCATGGAGTGTGTGTCCAAAGAATTGGACACCTATAAACAGAACCAAAAACGCAATTCTTCAAAAATAACTCTCTTCATTGAAGACGAGTTTTATGACTCGGTCAAAGAATTCCTAAAAAGCCAAGGTGAGAACGCTCTCAGCGATACCACGGAATTAATAAACTGGCAAGCAACAACACTCAAGAGGAAAAAATGGTCTTTCCATCAAGGGAAAATCTTAACCACTGACAAAAAGATAGTTGCACCCAAGAGTCAACTATACGATATTCTGACTTTGGCGCATCAAAGGACAGCACACAGAGGCAGACAAATAACGTCAAAGTGGATTAACGAGAATTATTCGGAAGTCAATGTACAAGTAGTGAACCTATTTGTAAGTCTGTGCCAAATTCATCAAGAGAAAAAGACCATTACAAGCCACGTTTTGATGGTAACCAAGCCACTTCAATCTCCAGAGTTCCTCTCACTGATTGAAATCGATTTCATGGACTTTCGAAATACACCCTGTGAATGCAAGAACGTCCATACTTGGGCGATGAACATAATTGATCATCACACAAAGTACGTAACAGTTGTCCCCTTACAACAAAAAACTGCTGATGAAGTATTAAAAAACCTCCGAGAGTACTGTTACACCTACGGATTTCCAAAGAAAACAATCACAGACAATGGGAGAGagttccaaaacaacaaaataaagaacTTTTGCAACGATAACGCCATCGAGTTATCACATGGCGCACCTCGAACACCGACAACCTATCTTGGAAACAAGACATGA
- the LOC136889479 gene encoding uncharacterized protein gives MESVRDSWWIPKLRVRVKKTIKRCNVCKVFSTRPYKAPPTSALLEYRTEGSRTFEVTRVDFVGLLRYRVGKEELGKYSIIIFTCASSRAVHSEVTRTQTADEFQKKLNAFISRRLRPCVIVSDNAGVFKTTADWIRAIRKSERGNSWQFNLARSPWWGGFYEIMIKEIKKTLHKTLGRSRLSYEAMESVVMDIERNLNNRPLTYVEAEGQEEMLTPNVIMWGRDAHLIEDIKLIEADEDE, from the coding sequence ATGGAAAGTGTAAGAGACAGTTGGTGGATTCCGAAGTTGAGAGTAAGGGTCAAGAAGACGATCAAAAGATGCAATGTCTGCAAAGTATTCTCCACCAGACCGTACAAAGCACCACCAACGAGCGCCCTGCTGGAATACAGGACAGAGGGGAGTAGAACATTTGAGGTTACCAGAGTAGACTTCGTAGGACTTTTGAGGTACAGGGTCGGCAAGGAAGAACTTGGAAAGTACTCAATCATCATTTTCACGTGCGCGAGTTCAAGAGCAGTCCATTCAGAAGTAACAAGGACACAAACAGCGGATGAATTCCAGAAGAAATTGAACGCGTTCATCTCGCGCCGCTTGAGGCCTTGTGTAATTGTCTCAGACAATGCCGGAGTCTTCAAGACCACAGCAGACTGGATCAGAGCTATTAGGAAGAGTGAAAGAGGAAATTCGTGGCAGTTTAACCTTGCGAGATCCCCTTGGTGGGGAGGGTTCTATGAGATAATGATCAAGGAAATAAAGAAGACTTTACACAAGACGTTAGGCAGGTCAAGACTTTCGTATGAAGCCATGGAATCGGTCGTGATGGACATAGAAAGGAACTTGAACAATCGCCCCTTGACTTATGTGGAGGCAGAAGGACAAGAAGAGATGCTTACACCAAACGTGATCATGTGGGGACGTGATGCTCACCTAATCGAAGACATCAAACTTATCGAGGCTGACGAAGATGAATAG